In the Gopherus flavomarginatus isolate rGopFla2 chromosome 6, rGopFla2.mat.asm, whole genome shotgun sequence genome, one interval contains:
- the TM7SF2 gene encoding delta(14)-sterol reductase TM7SF2 isoform X2, which translates to MMDRYKTPRTKELEFGGPLGAMILIFLMPATIFYLLLTCRTEQASVLNFPPPLPPLSTLWSPHTFLLLLAWVGLQAALYMLPMGKVTEGIVLRDKSRLQYRINAFHAMGVTALVVGAGLAAGLRLSYIYDHFLQLAFSALLLAFGLSFLLYFKSLFAPETTLAPGGNSGNPIYDFFMGHELNPRIGSFDLKYFCELRPGLLGWALVNMAMLMKETELRGSPSLAMLLVNAFQLLYVVDALWNEEAILTTMDIVHDGFGFMLVFGDLAWVPFTYSLQAYFLVNHPQKLSLPMAVGILLLNGLGYCIFRSANSQKNTFRRNPNDPRVTGLKTIPTATGRRLLVSGWWGFVRHPNYLGDIIMALAWSLPCALDV; encoded by the exons ATGATGGATCGGTATAAGACCCCACGCACCAAAGAGCTGGAGTTTGGAGGGCCCCTGG GAGCCATGATCCTCATCTTTCTCATGCCAGCTACCATCTTCTATCTTCTGCTGACATGTCGCACTGAGCAAGCCAGCGTGCTGAACTTCCCGCCCCCGCTGCCACCCCTGAGCACCCTCTGGAGCCCCCACACCTTCCTGCTGCTTCTGGCTTGGGTGGGACTCCAGGCTGCCCTCTACATGCTGCCTATGGGGAAG GTCACAGAAGGGATCGTCCTTCGAGACAAGAGCCGGCTCCAGTATCGCATTAATG CTTTCCATGCGATGGGGGTCACGGCCCTGGTGGTGGGGGCTGGACTGGCAGCCGGGTTGCGCCTCAGCTACATCTATGACCACTTCCTGCAGTTGGCTTTCTCGGCCTTGCTGCTGGCCTTCGGCCTCAGCTTCCTCCTCTACTTCAAGTCCCTCTTTGCCCCAGAGACAACACTGGCACCAGGCGGGAACTCGG GGAATCCTATCTATGACTTCTTCATGGGCCACGAGCTGAACCCACGCATCGGCTCCTTCGACCTGAAGTATTTCTGCGAGCTGCGGCCAGGCCTCCTCGGCTGG gcACTGGTGAACATGGCCATGCTGATGAAAGAGACTGAACTGCGGGGCAGCCCCTCGCTGGCCATGCTCCTGGTCAATGCCTTCCAGCTGCTGTATGTGGTGGATGCACTTTGGAATGAG GAGGCCATCCTCACCACCATGGACATTGTACATGATGGGTTTGGCTTCATGTTGGTCTTTGGGGACCTGGCCTGGGTGCCCTTCACCTACAGCCTGCAGGCCTACTTCCTGGTCAACCACCCCCAGAAGCTGAGCCTGCCCATGGCTGTCGGGATCCTCTTGCTCAATG GTCTGGGATACTGCATCTTCCGCAGCGCCAATTCCCAGAAGAACACTTTCCGAAGGAACCCCAATGACCCCAGAGTAACTg GTCTCAAAACCATCCCCACAGCCACGGGCCGGCGTCTCCTGGTGTCTGGGTGGTGGGGGTTTGTACGCCATCCCAACTATCTGGGAGATATCATCATGGCTCTGGCTTGGTCGCTGCCCTGTG CACTAGATGTCTGA
- the TM7SF2 gene encoding delta(14)-sterol reductase TM7SF2 isoform X1, which yields MMDRYKTPRTKELEFGGPLGAMILIFLMPATIFYLLLTCRTEQASVLNFPPPLPPLSTLWSPHTFLLLLAWVGLQAALYMLPMGKVTEGIVLRDKSRLQYRINAFHAMGVTALVVGAGLAAGLRLSYIYDHFLQLAFSALLLAFGLSFLLYFKSLFAPETTLAPGGNSGNPIYDFFMGHELNPRIGSFDLKYFCELRPGLLGWALVNMAMLMKETELRGSPSLAMLLVNAFQLLYVVDALWNEEAILTTMDIVHDGFGFMLVFGDLAWVPFTYSLQAYFLVNHPQKLSLPMAVGILLLNGLGYCIFRSANSQKNTFRRNPNDPRVTGLKTIPTATGRRLLVSGWWGFVRHPNYLGDIIMALAWSLPCGLTHVLPYFYVFYFTVLLIHREARDEHQCLRKYGLAWQEYCRRVPYRIFPYLY from the exons ATGATGGATCGGTATAAGACCCCACGCACCAAAGAGCTGGAGTTTGGAGGGCCCCTGG GAGCCATGATCCTCATCTTTCTCATGCCAGCTACCATCTTCTATCTTCTGCTGACATGTCGCACTGAGCAAGCCAGCGTGCTGAACTTCCCGCCCCCGCTGCCACCCCTGAGCACCCTCTGGAGCCCCCACACCTTCCTGCTGCTTCTGGCTTGGGTGGGACTCCAGGCTGCCCTCTACATGCTGCCTATGGGGAAG GTCACAGAAGGGATCGTCCTTCGAGACAAGAGCCGGCTCCAGTATCGCATTAATG CTTTCCATGCGATGGGGGTCACGGCCCTGGTGGTGGGGGCTGGACTGGCAGCCGGGTTGCGCCTCAGCTACATCTATGACCACTTCCTGCAGTTGGCTTTCTCGGCCTTGCTGCTGGCCTTCGGCCTCAGCTTCCTCCTCTACTTCAAGTCCCTCTTTGCCCCAGAGACAACACTGGCACCAGGCGGGAACTCGG GGAATCCTATCTATGACTTCTTCATGGGCCACGAGCTGAACCCACGCATCGGCTCCTTCGACCTGAAGTATTTCTGCGAGCTGCGGCCAGGCCTCCTCGGCTGG gcACTGGTGAACATGGCCATGCTGATGAAAGAGACTGAACTGCGGGGCAGCCCCTCGCTGGCCATGCTCCTGGTCAATGCCTTCCAGCTGCTGTATGTGGTGGATGCACTTTGGAATGAG GAGGCCATCCTCACCACCATGGACATTGTACATGATGGGTTTGGCTTCATGTTGGTCTTTGGGGACCTGGCCTGGGTGCCCTTCACCTACAGCCTGCAGGCCTACTTCCTGGTCAACCACCCCCAGAAGCTGAGCCTGCCCATGGCTGTCGGGATCCTCTTGCTCAATG GTCTGGGATACTGCATCTTCCGCAGCGCCAATTCCCAGAAGAACACTTTCCGAAGGAACCCCAATGACCCCAGAGTAACTg GTCTCAAAACCATCCCCACAGCCACGGGCCGGCGTCTCCTGGTGTCTGGGTGGTGGGGGTTTGTACGCCATCCCAACTATCTGGGAGATATCATCATGGCTCTGGCTTGGTCGCTGCCCTGTG GCCTGACGCACGTCCTGCCCTACTTCTATGTCTTCTACTTCACCGTGCTGCTGATTCACCGGGAGGCTCGGGATGAGCACCAGTGCCTGCGGAAATATGGGCTTGCCTGGCAGGAGTACTGCCGGCGAGTTCCCTACAGGATCTTCCCTTACCTTTACTGA